The following coding sequences lie in one Carcharodon carcharias isolate sCarCar2 chromosome 5, sCarCar2.pri, whole genome shotgun sequence genomic window:
- the LOC121277690 gene encoding calcium homeostasis modulator protein 6-like — MEKYRTVLNLVLKQHATLGYGFLALLTAGGEQLFSVVVFSCPCNSWNFAYSMVFLFVPALVLFLLGYFISNRTWKLCTGCCIIQAKQYSKRILCRGLKIFVQITTGALVAPITWISVALLNGTFYECGMSGYYNEHFLKTICNNKSNDCQSNLFKLPCGRTALPLSTQEDILITLRAHSQVIGWSLIATITVFTLASTCIIRCCSPVSFLQLQFWKTYKEKENELFEQKSAVHAKQLAERNLNSFFESEGPKEIKTPSRASWEEISLLYSFSRNEEYYSTIHKYAERKADNTHASSSTINMDVPAVLDFVDGGKKSVDTHI; from the exons ATGGAGAAATATAGGACAGTATTGAATTTAGTTTTGAAGCAGCATGCTACCCTAGGATACGGCTTCCTGGccttactaacagctgggggAGAACAACTGTTCTCTGTTGTTGTGTTCAGCTGCCCCTGTAACTCATGGAACTTTGCCTACAGCATGGTTTTTCTTTTCGTCCCTGCCCTGGTGTTATTTTTACTGGGATACTTCATAAGCAACAGAACCTGGAAGCTATGTACTGGCTGTTGCATCATTCAAGCAAAGCAGTACTCTAAAAGAATCCTCTGTCGTGGCTTAAAAATTTTTGTCCAAATCACAACCGGTGCTTTAGTAGCTCCTATAACATGGATTTCTGTTGCTTTGCTGAATGGCACTTTTTATGAATGTGGTATGTCCGGCTATTACAATGAGCACTTCTTAAAGACAATCTGCAATAACAAATCCAATGACTGTCAATCCAATCTTTTTAAACTGCCTTGTGGTCGTACAGCATTGCCTCTGTCCACCCAGGAGGATATTCTCATTACCCTGCGTGCACACTCTCAG GTGATTGGATGGAGCCTGATAGCAACCATCACAGTTTTCACTCTGGCCTCTACCTGCATTATACGCTGTTGCTCTCCAGTCAGCTTCCTCCAATTGCAGTTTTGGAAAACGTACAAGGAAAAGGAGAATGAGCTATTTGAGCAGAAATCGGCCGTGCATGCCAAACAATTGGCGGAGAGAAACCTGAACAGCTTCTTTGAATCTGAAGGACCGAAGGAGATCAAAACCCCAAGCAGAGCATCATGGGAGGAGATTTCCCTGCTGTACTCCTTCAGTAGAAATGAAGAGTACTATAGCACGATACACAAATATGCAGAAAGGAAGGCCGACAATACCCATGCatcatcctccactatcaacatggATGTGCCTGCTGTACTGGACTTTGTTGATGGTGGCAAAAAATCTGTTGATACCCATATTTGA